A stretch of the Notamacropus eugenii isolate mMacEug1 chromosome 2, mMacEug1.pri_v2, whole genome shotgun sequence genome encodes the following:
- the VEZF1 gene encoding vascular endothelial zinc finger 1 isoform X4: MEANWTAFLFQAHEASHHQQQAAQNSLLPLLSSAVEPPDQKPLLPLPITQKPQAPPETLKDAIGIKKEKPKTSFVCNYCSKAFRDSYHLRRHQSCHTGIKLVSRQKKTPTTVVPLISTIAGDNSRTSLVSTIAGILSTVTTSSSGTNPSSSASSTVMPVTQTVKKPSKPVKKNHACEMCGKAFRDVYHLNRHKLSHSDEKPFECPICNQRFKRKDRMTYHVRSHEGGITKPYTCSVCGKGFSRPDHLSCHVKHVHSTERPFKCQTCTAAFATKDRLRTHMVRHEGKVSCNICGKLLSAAYITSHLKTHGQSQSINCNTCKQGINKTCMNEETSNQKQQQQQQQHVTSWPGKQVETLRLWEEAVKARKKECQFTFEKAIEYVPFEAANLCQTSTAATTPVTLTTPFNITSSVSSGTMSNPVTVAAAMSMRSPVNVSSAVNITSPMNIGHPVTITSPLSMTSPLTLTTPVNLPTPVTAPVNIAHPVTITSPMNLPTPMTLAAPLNIAMRPVESMPFLPQALPTSPPW; encoded by the exons atggAGGCCAACTGGACCGCGTTCCTGTTCCAG GCCCATGAAGCCTCCCATCACCAACAGCAGGCAGCACAGAACAGCTTGCTGCCCCTCCTGAGCTCTGCTGTGGAGCCCCCTGATCAGAAGCCGTTGCTTCCATTACCAATAACTCAGAAACCTCAGGCACCACCAGAAACATTAAAGGATGCCATTGGgattaagaaagaaaaacctaaaaCCTCCTTTGTGTGCAATTACTGCAGTAAAGCTTTCAGGGACAGTTACCACCTGAGACGCCATCAGTCCTGCCACACTGGGATAAAGTTAGTGTCACGGCAAAAGAAAACCCCTACCACAGTGGTACCCCTTATCTCCACCATCGCCGGAGACAACAGCCGAACTTCGTTGGTCTCAACCATTGCAGGCATCTTGTCAACAGTCACTACATCTTCCTCTGGCACTAACCCTAGCAGCAGTGCCAGTTCCACTGTTATGCCAGTGACACAGACAGTCAAGAAGCCCAGTAAGCCAGTCAAGAAGAACCATGCTTGTGAGATGTGTGGGAAGGCCTTCCGAGATGTCTACCACCTGAACCGGCACAAGCTCTCTCATTCAGATGAGAAGCCCTTTGAATGTCCTATTTGCAATCAGCGCTTCAAGAGGAAGGATCGGATGACTTACCATGTGAGGTCTCATGAAGGAGGCATCACCAAACCATATACTTGCAGTGTTTGTGGGAAAGGCTTCTCGAG GCCTGACCACTTGAGCTGTCACGTAAAACATGTCCATTCGACAGAGAGACCCTTCAAATGCCAA ACATGCACTGCTGCCTTTGCCACCAAAGACAGACTGCGGACACATATGGTTCGCCATGAAGGAAAGGTATCTTGTAATATCTGTGGTAAACTTCTGAGTGCAGCGTATATCACCAGCCACTTAAAGACACATGGGCAGAGCCAAAGTATCAACTGTAATACATGTAAACAAGGCATCAATAAAA CATGTATGAATGAAGAGACCAGCaaccagaagcagcagcagcagcagcagcagcatgtgACCAGCTGGCCAGGGAAGCAAGTAGAGACACTGAGGTTATGGGAAGAAGCTGTCAAGGCAAGGAAGAAAG AATGTCAGTTCACCTTTGAGAAGGCTATAGAGTACGTACCATTCG AAGCTGCTAACCTGTGCCAAACCTCCACGGCTGCTACAACACCTGTGACTCTTACTACTCCATTCAATATAACTTCTTCTGTGTCATCTGGGACGATGTCAAACCCAGTCACAGTGGCAGCTGCAATGAGCATGAGAAGTCCAGTAAATGTTTCAAGTGCAGTTAATATAACCAGCCCAATGAATATAGGGCACCCTGTAACTATAACCAGTCCACTCTCCATGACCTCTCCACTAACACTCACCACCCCAGTCAATCTCCCCACCCCAGTCACTGCCCCAGTGAATATAGCACACCCAGTCACTATCACATCTCCAATGAACCTACCCACACCAATGACATTAGCTGCCCCACTAAATATAGCAATGAGACCTGTAGAGAGCATGCCTTTCTTACCCCAAGCTTTGCCCACATCACCACCTTGGTAA
- the VEZF1 gene encoding vascular endothelial zinc finger 1 isoform X8 — protein sequence MEANWTAFLFQAHEASHHQQQAAQNSLLPLLSSAVEPPDQKPLLPLPITQKPQAPPETLKDAIGIKKEKPKTSFVCNYCSKAFRDSYHLRRHQSCHTGIKLVSRQKKTPTTVVPLISTIAGDNSRTSLVSTIAGILSTVTTSSSGTNPSSSASSTVMPVTQTVKKPSKPVKKNHACEMCGKAFRDVYHLNRHKLSHSDEKPFECPICNQRFKRKDRMTYHVRSHEGGITKPYTCSVCGKGFSRPDHLSCHVKHVHSTERPFKCQTCTAAFATKDRLRTHMVRHEGKVSCNICGKLLSAAYITSHLKTHGQSQSINCNTCKQGINKTCMNEETSNQKQQQQQQQHVTSWPGKQVETLRLWEEAVKARKKEAANLCQTSTAATTPVTLTTPFNITSSVSSGTMSNPVTVAAAMSMRSPVNVSSAVNITSPMNIGHPVTITSPLSMTSPLTLTTPVNLPTPVTAPVNIAHPVTITSPMNLPTPMTLAAPLNIAMRPVESMPFLPQALPTSPPW from the exons atggAGGCCAACTGGACCGCGTTCCTGTTCCAG GCCCATGAAGCCTCCCATCACCAACAGCAGGCAGCACAGAACAGCTTGCTGCCCCTCCTGAGCTCTGCTGTGGAGCCCCCTGATCAGAAGCCGTTGCTTCCATTACCAATAACTCAGAAACCTCAGGCACCACCAGAAACATTAAAGGATGCCATTGGgattaagaaagaaaaacctaaaaCCTCCTTTGTGTGCAATTACTGCAGTAAAGCTTTCAGGGACAGTTACCACCTGAGACGCCATCAGTCCTGCCACACTGGGATAAAGTTAGTGTCACGGCAAAAGAAAACCCCTACCACAGTGGTACCCCTTATCTCCACCATCGCCGGAGACAACAGCCGAACTTCGTTGGTCTCAACCATTGCAGGCATCTTGTCAACAGTCACTACATCTTCCTCTGGCACTAACCCTAGCAGCAGTGCCAGTTCCACTGTTATGCCAGTGACACAGACAGTCAAGAAGCCCAGTAAGCCAGTCAAGAAGAACCATGCTTGTGAGATGTGTGGGAAGGCCTTCCGAGATGTCTACCACCTGAACCGGCACAAGCTCTCTCATTCAGATGAGAAGCCCTTTGAATGTCCTATTTGCAATCAGCGCTTCAAGAGGAAGGATCGGATGACTTACCATGTGAGGTCTCATGAAGGAGGCATCACCAAACCATATACTTGCAGTGTTTGTGGGAAAGGCTTCTCGAG GCCTGACCACTTGAGCTGTCACGTAAAACATGTCCATTCGACAGAGAGACCCTTCAAATGCCAA ACATGCACTGCTGCCTTTGCCACCAAAGACAGACTGCGGACACATATGGTTCGCCATGAAGGAAAGGTATCTTGTAATATCTGTGGTAAACTTCTGAGTGCAGCGTATATCACCAGCCACTTAAAGACACATGGGCAGAGCCAAAGTATCAACTGTAATACATGTAAACAAGGCATCAATAAAA CATGTATGAATGAAGAGACCAGCaaccagaagcagcagcagcagcagcagcagcatgtgACCAGCTGGCCAGGGAAGCAAGTAGAGACACTGAGGTTATGGGAAGAAGCTGTCAAGGCAAGGAAGAAAG AAGCTGCTAACCTGTGCCAAACCTCCACGGCTGCTACAACACCTGTGACTCTTACTACTCCATTCAATATAACTTCTTCTGTGTCATCTGGGACGATGTCAAACCCAGTCACAGTGGCAGCTGCAATGAGCATGAGAAGTCCAGTAAATGTTTCAAGTGCAGTTAATATAACCAGCCCAATGAATATAGGGCACCCTGTAACTATAACCAGTCCACTCTCCATGACCTCTCCACTAACACTCACCACCCCAGTCAATCTCCCCACCCCAGTCACTGCCCCAGTGAATATAGCACACCCAGTCACTATCACATCTCCAATGAACCTACCCACACCAATGACATTAGCTGCCCCACTAAATATAGCAATGAGACCTGTAGAGAGCATGCCTTTCTTACCCCAAGCTTTGCCCACATCACCACCTTGGTAA